The window aaagatatttaagatttatttatttctggaaaagagatgactacgaggggacatgattaatttatataaatatatgaatagtccATACAAAAATTTGGAGGTAAGTTGTTTcggattaaatcaaatcaaaagacgagggggcactgtctctgtctggagaaagcaaggtttaatcaccaaaggCGACAGCTTTttgactatgagaactgtcaatctgtggaatagcctgcctcaggcgctggtcgcagcagggacagcagagatcttAATATTTCTTCTGTTGACGCGCGGTGACAGTCTCTATTACAGTGCGCATGCCCCGTCTTTCGCTGTCACACACGCAGGCGCCGGCGTTCTCGTGTATATAAATGACGGATTCCCCGCGCTCGCATCAGCAGCTGACCGCCTGAGCAACAACTCAGCGCTTCCATGTAAGTCTCTATGGATTTACCCCCCCTTGTTGCATCTTTCTTTTAAGCTTCTAGCTATATTTCATTGCGCTCTATGTTTTCTAGTCACCCATCTCCCTCTATGTTCATCTATctaatattttttatcttttatcactaaattttatattttgacaaCTATACTTAATTACCCATGTTTACTTATAATTCAACTAATTATAGCTGTTCAATTCATATTTAATTCTTtacttgttttattttatttcacaaaTTTATAATTCTTTAATTACTATTTAACATTTTAATTACATTATCATTTATGCCATCATTACCTCTTTTTCAACTTGATGGTACACTTTATTTGTACAACACTCGAACGCTCTAATACTTATCCTCAATCCACTGTCTCTCAGTATCCAATTGTAAACTCTATGTATTACTGGTTATCCATTACATGGCTATTTTATgcaccatatatatttttttgcattcaCTCTCTCTGCAATTTCAAGTTTGCatgtattaattaattattttatatgtgtctATATTCATAATTGTTCACtgtattttattccattttatgtatttattttattagttttggtctgatgaaggggTTTCCCCAAAACGCGTTACCTTTGGATTTTTATTGCTACCAACAAATATTGTGAATTCCTTTATACTTGAAGATTTcattttggttacaagcgcaACCACCTGGCTCTCTCCTTTTTTCGCATTTCTGTATCATTTACTCTACGGTGCCTTTGGTTACCGGTACTTTGGAGAGCCTAGGAGTTACTGCAGTAACCTAAGATTCCCCTCCTATTGGATAATTAATACCACTTACCCACAAGTGGTTACCAGGTGAGCACCCACTTTTTCTCACCACAGTTGGTACCAACTTGTTTCTACATTATCACGcaaggcgccgtcctcttccgttgtcgtttttgttttcttttctctACAGCACTTTTTGAACAGCTCTTGTGCATAATGCACCTCTGGCCAATAATAAACAGAAATCAGCAATCCAAATAGTGTTTATGCTTGAATATAAGCCAACGTCCCTAATTAtaccaaaaaaactgggaaaacgtattaacTTGAGTATACGCCTAGGGTGAGAAATCCTGAAGCTTCTAGGGGTACATTTATcgtatgtattattatatttgtatatgttctctATGATTTGTGAAGTGCAACAGAATTTGATGGCTCAAAGATTATTATATGCTATGCTAAGTGTGCCATTGTATGATGATGCCCTAGCCTCCCACCAGATCTATTGTTCCACTACACATGTACCAAAACCCCGTCCATGCCCTACCAGCGTAGATATTGCAACTCTCCTCCGTGCATTCTGACCAAATCGCAGCTTGTATGCCTTTTTATAggcatacaagctgtgataaatcttgCCTTAGTACTGAAATTCGTTGCTTCGCACTGCATCTTCAGGTCTGAATGACGGCCTTAGCCTCTTTAAGACTGAGTACAGTGATTGGAATGTGCACCTGCATCTTAAAGAAGCTGCAAGGCAGAGGCGTGTATGCCCCACTGCCGGTTGCCAGCTGCAGAATCACTTGCAGGCACATATTCTAGATTCATATGCAAGTGATTATTTACTGAAACCTAGGACCAACTCATCATTTGAGCTGCTGAATCTCCTGAAATAGTGAGGCCAGACGCTGGTGCTCCAACAGCATCGATTATAAACTAGCCGTGAGTGGGACCCTCACTAGCGTATGTCAAGGGGGACTTTTTCAGTTAAAAAATGTGCATTAtaaagcttatactcaagtgtatacaTGCAGTTTACATTTGTTACAGTACAAGACATTTTTGGGAAGTCTTTAGCATTGAATATTGTTTTTGTTAATTTGTACttagttatacaattttaattTTATCAAGATCAGGAAATCATTTCTCATTATTCCACTCCTAGTCTTGGATACAGAAGACCACATTCTGACCCTAGAGTCTGACCCTGGAAGTAACATTTTTCACCCAAAGTTGCTGCAAAAAAGTTATTTCCTTTCAGAGTTCTATAAACATTAGGAACCCCAAGTCTATCCAGTATTGTCTTTGCTATATCAGGAACTGCAGGCTGAAGTAAGGTAGCATAGAGTCGTAATGATTCAAGGGTAATATATAGTACAGATTGCCCCCATGCatgatctttctcttctcctttAAACAACTTCCAAGGGGCCTGACTCTGAAAAAAAGCATTCGAGCACCGTACACTGACGTCTATTGCCTCTAAGGCTTTGTTTGCTTGAAATCTACTCATGTACTGGTGTACCACTCCAGGTAGTTCTGCAATGGCTCTGAGCAATCTCTGCAATTCAATCTGTGCAGATTGTGGAACACTGGTGCATTCATAATATGGCCAGCACTGTCCAGGATTTATTGTGTGAGCAGTACAGCGGTTTAGAAGTCCCCCTAGTGCATCAGCAAGCTCAGAGTTTAACAGTTTGCGGACAGTATAGTGTGTAAAGTCACAGTCTCGCTCAGGGGAACCATGTCGAAGCAAGAAATACCGTAGCCCGTCTCTTGTATATTGCTTAATGCATTCTTTAGGATCTATAACATTTTGAAGGCTCTTTGACATCTTGACCCCATTACAGGTCCAATGAGAGTGGACAAGCAACTTTTCAGGTGGTGGAAGACCTGCTGCTATTAAGAAAGCTGGCCAATAAATGGCATGAAACCGCAAAATATCTTTCCCAAGCAAATGCGATGATGGTCCCCAGGGAGCCATATTTTGATCTGGATATCCTGCAACAGTTATATAGTTTATCAAGGCATCCAGCCAAACATAAATCGTATGAGAGGAGTCAGAAGGAACAGGGATTCCCCATGTTACGCGATTACGTGGGCGAGACACAGAAAGATCTGGCAACTCCTCCTCCAACCATTGTCGAACAATACGGAGAAATGGGGCAGGATGGACTGGTTCTGTCTGAAGCCAGTCAAGAAGTTTAGGACGAAGCTTAGACAGTCTAAACATGTAATTTTTTTCACTCATCCAGTGTacctaaaacaattaaaaacaagaACAGAATGTTAATTAGGATAGATAACATATAACAGTTACAGTCATGGTTCTTCTGAAGGCAGTTCTACAAATTATATCAACAGTTATATGGTTAAAGGGATTTCGGTCCACAAACCACCAGTAGTCGGTTATTCAGGACAGTGGCAGGTCATGTGAGTGGCAAAAGAGTTATGCAAGGATGCACTGTCTCGCTTGTTGATGTCCTATGATCCATGTCCGTCACAAGCTGGGTGATATGCAAGCCCAGTGGGACATCACTAAAGCCAGGAGAGGTTCTTACAAGTCATTTGTACATAGCATTCAAAGTTCTTCTTTCAGTCACTGATCTACAGGTTGAAAGCGGTTTGGGTGCCCGGAATATCAATAACGGTTCCCTTTAGAATAAGCTTCAAAATATGAGATGTTCATTAAGTCCAACATATAATCCTAttgtgcttaaagggattgtacactTTAAAcagattacagcaaataattgatattgtttgtgtactgaaaagttactcaattttccaaaataatttctgtatcaatgccttattgttttctagatctctgcttgttgtattTCTATAGGAAggttctgtgtttacttcctatAGCTAAACACTAATCCTTGGTCATGTGctctcacacaggtgcatggctcattaccatcacacagctttgattacaatggggcacatttacttacccggtccattcgcgttccagcggcggcttctccgctctggattcgggtccggccgagatttaataaggtagttcttccgccgtccaccaggtggcgctgctgcgctgaaagtaaactcatcgcgccggaatgcaccgagctggaccaggtgaaggtaagcggtccttatgcgacacaattcggtttttaaattcaggggcttgtccgaataattcgggttgctcgaaaaccacgccccctatttgtggcgcacggaagctggtgcgcgcgcgacacaatccaaacccgtgcgccacaatcccggggcaattcaaggaaactcggcgcaaatcggaaatattcgggtaacacatcgggaaaacgcgattcgggcccttagtaaatgacccccaatgtgttttataaCAAGCCTTGCACTTGTGTGagctcacatgaccatggaccgttgttgcatgacagcaagcacaaAACAAGCAGGaggaataaaaaacaaaaaacaaacataatgGAGAATATATAAGATGGTCCATAATCGTTGTTTTTATGAGGAATTTAATTAGTTAGTAAAATAGACATGTCGGGAGAGATGACCAGTCCTCTTTAGATTTACTGTCTGCCAATATCTTCTGGTTCTTTCTAGCagccttttttttattagtattttaCTATATAAAGGGGATGAATAAAGAAAGTTATTGATGCATCCTCTACGTAGACCAATGTGTAAAGCACCTGCcagcattttaaaggaaacctaccaattcggatagggcttctaagcagcaaatgccgtgcaccagctcagggtgagctggtgccagcgcTTATGTTCGTTATGTTCTTAAatggttttaaagcatttaaactCTTTATTAATCTTTTTATCCGAAGTAACTTCCCCGCaccgtgctcggcgcaccatgcggcgaccacttcctattcaggcacaCAAACGGTCGTGCGCAAGGTGCGCCGAGCATGGaccacggtgcggggaagctacttcggatataaagattaataaagcggttaaatgctttaaaaccgtttaagaacataacggagataagcgccggcaccagctcagggtgagctggtgcatggcctttgctgcttagaagccctatccgaagtggtaggtttcctttaacaatgtaAAACATGCTATTAAGATAGACCTTCTTCAATACCTGATGTCCACTTTCAATGGATATTCTGATTTTCTTGCCTTCTGCATCTCTGCTCTCCACAGTTTGATCCTCACTTAAGAAAGCTTCATCAGAAGTGCAATACCACCCTTTATATATCCCCTTATAGATATATCCTTTCTCCTCCAGAGTTTTCCAGAAGTGACAAACTGCTTGTAAATGACGGTTTTCTGTTGTGCGCACAAAGTCTGTGTAAGAAATAGCCATTGTGTCAAACATTACACGGAACTGCTGGGAAATAGCAGTACAGAAACTTGATGGGTCATGACCCGAAGCAGTAGCCGTTTGCTGAACCTTGATGCCATGTTCATCCGTACCTGTGAAACACACATAGATTTAGAGTAGAGACCACATGCTGTTGTATGTGTTTTAATGAAGGCAGAAAATTCATGCAATAAAAGACTCCTGTAGCATTTACATCACTTGTGCCATGTTCCACAGCATTTTATGTCCCACACTCCCATTCCTGCACTCTCATTTACTGGAAATAGTCGAGTGCTTTGCAGCTATTTCTGACACTTCCATAAGAGTGCAGGTGCATGatcgtcctgctgctccacccattagtgagaacatgaCCCCCATTCAAAGTAGAGTGACCTTAGCTGTTCTATTATTGAACAGTATTGCCAATCCGTTAATAGGTAGAGAATGTCTGAAGGCGCTTTCCCACGTTGAgtcttggctgcgtttgcaaacgcaaacaaatctgcacccaccggggcgagccgtggcccgatcgcatcggcgtttctatggaaacgcctgcgatcgggaacgagccaccggtgttttgcattaaattagcgcaaaacaccggcggctcgttcccaatcgcagacgcttccatagaaatgccgatgcgatcgggccacagTCCGCCCTGGTGGGTGcgattttgtctgcgtttgcaaacgcagccaaaaggcaacgtgggacagcgcccttagtcTGAACAGTTTTTCAAAGATCATGGTGATGCCAAAGActatgggtgatgccacacatcagGTTTTTGACACGTTTGTATAACCTATACCGTAACCTATTCACGCTCCGCATGTGATATATCAGACACTGAGCTCTTTGACATAACGCGACGCGAGCCCTACTTCCATTTTTAACATCACCCTGTCACGAGACAGGGTGACACTTTGGTGGGAGGTGACGGCATCGCCAGCCGACACccctccgatgacatcacaggaccaatctgattggtcctgtgatgttgaTCTTCGCCATTGGCCAGTCAATACACAATGACCAATAACATCAATCTGTCACGATATTTGGGCAGATCTTGCTAGCCCAAAGCTTTCCAACATCGCTATTTTGTGATTGATGATGTtggagagagttgtgctagtgatctgtccCTTCACTTTTACGTGCAATCTGTTAGGagtagtagcgtggaggaggtgCAGGGGTTGTTCTGTGTTGTTCCAGTAAAGAAGCCCCCAAAccggactgtattttggattataatagatacatgtgagaggtggatttgtcggaccaggtgcttcagccatataacgccatATGAAAGTCTAGGTTgcagtacaagaagctggccgtgtacatcacgcagatggcactgtataacttACTTGTTACATCgatgtgccggccagaggggaacttcaAGAGGTGGGAGTGAAGCAGTTGACTTTTAGAgcccaggaaggggggagtgctagtaagtctggaagcgaggccacatcacgcacTGTACCAGTGCAGCACTTTGCAAAAGgggcataaccccccccccccatataccagTGTTACACGTGCAGcgagaaaccagggttatgcatgaaagaTTGTGTATATTATtgccccatatggggtattgctgtaccagggagaacccgcatcatgatttttggggtctttgtctcccgtggcagtaGCTGGGCACAaggtgacataatggatattttgtactatgcactatccattatgcatcatccttggggtcaaCCCGTGTGGTTAAAATGCTGAATACACTCCTAAATTAATttgtggaggggtgtagttttcaaataggatcagttctcaggtgtttctactgtactgatccttaagggcatctacaaatgttttatggtgccaatttttttttttttttttttaaatgtctgtgctccaaacgccattctcttccgagccctgccgtgctccatcttgtagattattgccacgtaCCCGGGAGACACTGCAAGAcaattgcaaagcaaattttactgGACACCAtttaatttgtgttacatttgagccaggatcttatgggCTAAAAttttcatacaaccctagataaattctttgaagggtgccctttcctaaaataggGTCACTACtctggggtttctattgtactggtacctcaggggcaccccaacacctgtctagtgacaagggtgctccaaaagctacattttgctccttcccttctcagccctgacgtgtgcccagcctgtcaattattggcacgtgTGAGATTGccctactcgggacaacctgcaaaaTCATTTTTGGGGCGTTTTTCTAAAGTGGCAtgtgttgggcacaatatattaggcactaaaataacatttttgagataaaaatgcaatttttgctatgcaccattttttttgcataagattttgaccagcattttgggggttaaaatgctcaccatagccctagatactgaggggtctagtttcctaaatggtgacatctttgttttttttttgtttttttttttattgtactgttacttcaggagctcttcaagtacactgtggtaccacaaaacatttgtagccaaactGGCCTTCCAAAAATCCAGTagcactaactctgttctggacatcactgtgcgacaaagcagcagttgacatccacaagAGATTGtctgatattgccgtactcagaagaagtggggcaaaaattttgggatgtagaGTATAAGAACCTCAAATtgcttctgaatgtgtccattttagggctaaatgagaataatcttattcaaagaTTGAaatttcaatccatttttgtttgcttccagagaaagaattaaagggttaacagacttctcaaatgctgatttgaatagtttaagatgttaggttcataaaatggtggtactagtggggtatatagtacacaaggcgtattttctgcgtaacaaattgaacttcataaaGACGGTATATAACATTCCATGCAGTgtaatgggaagcaggaaaaaaattccaaatgcagtgaaaatggtgaaaaatataacgcatttgcgccgttatcttgtgggcttggatttttacagcttttactgtgtgccacaaatgacatgtcttctttaggcttgtgttttacatgttatcaTGTGTTTGCAAGCTTTGAAggagtttttcttcattgctggaagaagCTGTGTTT is drawn from Engystomops pustulosus chromosome 9, aEngPut4.maternal, whole genome shotgun sequence and contains these coding sequences:
- the MARS2 gene encoding methionine--tRNA ligase, mitochondrial, translated to MWRYCTWLPIGRRALRGSMPHMARAGYGEVRRPHLLTTPIFYVNAAPHLGHVYSALLADVQHRYSALTGRDTRLSTGTDEHGIKVQQTATASGHDPSSFCTAISQQFRVMFDTMAISYTDFVRTTENRHLQAVCHFWKTLEEKGYIYKGIYKGWYCTSDEAFLSEDQTVESRDAEGKKIRISIESGHQVHWMSEKNYMFRLSKLRPKLLDWLQTEPVHPAPFLRIVRQWLEEELPDLSVSRPRNRVTWGIPVPSDSSHTIYVWLDALINYITVAGYPDQNMAPWGPSSHLLGKDILRFHAIYWPAFLIAAGLPPPEKLLVHSHWTCNGVKMSKSLQNVIDPKECIKQYTRDGLRYFLLRHGSPERDCDFTHYTVRKLLNSELADALGGLLNRCTAHTINPGQCWPYYECTSVPQSAQIELQRLLRAIAELPGVVHQYMSRFQANKALEAIDVSVRCSNAFFQSQAPWKLFKGEEKDHAWGQSVLYITLESLRLYATLLQPAVPDIAKTILDRLGVPNVYRTLKGNNFFAATLGEKCYFQGQTLGSECGLLYPRLGVE